One window of Chloroflexus aggregans DSM 9485 genomic DNA carries:
- a CDS encoding SGNH/GDSL hydrolase family protein: MDRRLVWIVGIVTSGTVLVAGFLGWQRAFQYERLFHLVRLDPLGLNTVRSTPTMPATIVFVGDSRAAAWPVPTGFTIDNRGVPGHTTIQTRLSYPLLVSPLKPQWVIIQVGVNDLTALEVFPHDAEMIIQNTITNLRAIIDLARTDGSRVILTTIFPLGPNPFERINPGTGLIATGIERVNSAIRAMAAPDVLIFDSSAVLAANDGFVAEGYRLDLLHINQAGYRALNEALSPLLTAHIGP; this comes from the coding sequence TTGGATCGTCGCCTTGTTTGGATTGTTGGGATCGTTACATCAGGCACGGTCCTTGTCGCCGGTTTCTTGGGTTGGCAACGGGCATTTCAATATGAACGCCTTTTTCACCTTGTCCGTCTCGATCCGCTTGGCCTCAATACAGTTCGCAGTACACCAACAATGCCGGCAACGATAGTCTTCGTCGGTGACTCACGAGCAGCAGCATGGCCGGTGCCTACCGGCTTTACGATTGACAACCGCGGTGTACCCGGTCATACGACCATTCAAACGCGGCTCAGCTACCCACTGCTGGTGAGTCCACTCAAACCGCAATGGGTCATCATCCAAGTCGGGGTTAATGATCTGACAGCGCTCGAGGTATTTCCCCACGACGCCGAGATGATCATTCAAAACACGATCACCAACTTGCGCGCAATCATCGATCTCGCCCGCACCGATGGTAGTCGCGTTATCCTCACGACAATCTTCCCGCTCGGTCCAAATCCCTTCGAGCGGATCAATCCGGGAACCGGCTTGATTGCTACCGGTATCGAGCGCGTCAATTCAGCTATTCGAGCGATGGCTGCACCTGATGTGCTCATCTTCGATAGTAGCGCGGTATTGGCCGCCAACGACGGTTTTGTCGCCGAAGGTTACCGTCTCGACTTGCTACACATTAATCAGGCTGGGTATCGAGCGTTGAACGAAGCACTTAGTCCATTGTTAACCGCGCACATCGGCCCATGA
- a CDS encoding cupredoxin domain-containing protein, with protein sequence MFWLIRWCAILLMSVVLVSACATSTTAVDLTLNTGGCTPNSITLPPTHEPTLTIRNIAHEAMVVSIPVMDLWIEVAPRDSGALELPRYIMGTFDLFCLSAADHRALGGDNPFLCVLEPDELRPVSRSSGKLIIEPHDRIREILEQER encoded by the coding sequence GTGTTCTGGCTTATTCGATGGTGTGCAATCTTGTTGATGAGCGTCGTGTTGGTCAGCGCATGCGCTACATCGACAACAGCAGTCGATCTCACCCTGAATACTGGTGGTTGCACGCCAAACAGCATCACATTGCCACCAACACACGAACCGACGCTGACCATCCGCAACATTGCGCACGAGGCGATGGTGGTGAGCATACCCGTAATGGATCTCTGGATTGAAGTTGCACCGAGAGATAGCGGGGCATTGGAATTGCCGCGTTACATTATGGGTACGTTCGATCTCTTTTGCCTGAGCGCTGCCGATCACCGCGCCCTTGGCGGCGACAACCCGTTCCTCTGCGTGCTCGAACCAGATGAGTTACGGCCGGTATCACGTTCGAGTGGGAAACTGATCATTGAGCCGCACGACCGCATCCGGGAGATACTTGAGCAGGAGCGCTAG
- a CDS encoding IS701 family transposase: MRNLPRAIIPVLRKFELLFSERVWEWAKILLIGAILAPGKRTVTSALRVMGLSDDAQFQNYHRVLNRAVWSPYAASRILLRLLVDAFVPSDTALVLGLDDHIERRRGAKIKAKGIYRDPVRSSRSFFVKTSGLRWLCLMLLAPIPWAQRVWALPFLTVLAPSERYHQELGKRHKQLTDRARQIIFQVRQWLPERVLVVVADSSYAALELLAACQGLPNPVTVVTRLRLDAALYDTAYVHPAGRPGRPRKKGARQPTLEQRLSDPTTDWQHTSVRWYGGTTRTVRLASATAVWYHSGLPPVSIRWVLITDPDGKFEAQALLSTNPAATPKEIVEWFVMRWQVEVTFEEARAHLGIETQRSGRTWRSCVRHRCCWGCSRS, translated from the coding sequence ATGCGCAACCTGCCACGAGCGATTATACCGGTCCTCCGCAAGTTCGAGTTGCTGTTTAGCGAGCGTGTATGGGAATGGGCGAAGATACTGCTCATCGGCGCCATCCTAGCCCCCGGCAAGCGCACGGTCACTTCGGCGCTGCGGGTGATGGGGCTGAGCGACGATGCGCAATTCCAGAACTACCATCGCGTCCTCAACCGCGCCGTCTGGTCGCCCTACGCCGCCAGCCGCATCCTGCTGCGCCTGCTCGTCGACGCCTTCGTTCCGTCCGATACGGCTCTCGTGCTCGGCCTCGACGACCATATCGAGCGCCGGCGCGGGGCCAAGATCAAGGCCAAGGGGATCTACCGCGACCCTGTCCGCTCGTCGCGCTCGTTCTTCGTCAAGACCAGCGGCCTGCGCTGGTTGTGTCTGATGCTGCTCGCCCCCATCCCTTGGGCCCAGCGGGTTTGGGCCTTGCCCTTTCTGACCGTCCTAGCGCCCTCCGAGCGCTACCATCAGGAGCTCGGCAAGCGCCACAAACAGCTCACCGACCGGGCGCGTCAGATCATCTTCCAAGTCCGTCAGTGGCTGCCCGAGCGCGTGCTGGTCGTTGTGGCCGACAGCAGCTACGCCGCGCTCGAACTGCTTGCCGCCTGCCAGGGCTTGCCCAACCCCGTTACCGTGGTCACGCGCTTGCGCTTGGATGCGGCCTTGTACGACACGGCGTACGTGCATCCAGCAGGGCGACCCGGTCGGCCGCGCAAGAAAGGCGCACGGCAGCCGACCCTGGAGCAGCGGCTCAGCGACCCGACCACAGACTGGCAGCACACGAGCGTGCGTTGGTATGGCGGAACGACGCGAACGGTGCGGCTGGCATCGGCAACGGCGGTCTGGTATCACAGTGGCTTGCCGCCGGTGAGCATTCGCTGGGTGCTCATTACCGACCCCGATGGGAAGTTTGAGGCCCAGGCACTGCTGAGCACGAACCCGGCGGCTACCCCCAAGGAGATTGTGGAGTGGTTCGTGATGCGCTGGCAGGTGGAGGTCACGTTCGAGGAAGCGCGAGCACACTTGGGCATCGAGACCCAGCGCAGTGGTCGGACCTGGCGATCCTGCGTACGACACCGGTGCTGTTGGGGTTGTTCTCGCTCGTGA
- a CDS encoding MFS transporter — MQTRWQTTLWIMFVAQFLSAIGFSIIFPFLPLYVAYLGVATVGDIALWSGLVFSLQALTMAIAAPIWGSLADRFGYKLMVERAMYGGAIILLLMGFARSAEELTLLRAIQGMITGTISAANALVATVTPRERMGFAMGTLQMGLWSGTATGPLIGGLMAETLGFRATFITTAALLLVSGILVTIGVRGGRPAPVKPKQQPSGMLRGWLTILRTPGIGPTYGMRFLSSLAQTILLPFAPLFIASLLSAGDPVNAFTGLIVGVSSAAGTATAIWLGRLGDRIGHRQVLMGSALLAGLTFAPQGLASNVWQLLILQALSGAAIGGITPSLSALLGRYTATGNEGAVYGLDSSIVSAARAVAPLFGALVVGPFGYGAAFAVSSVACFAIGIGAARLPTEERQIVSKPT; from the coding sequence ATGCAAACACGTTGGCAAACAACCTTATGGATCATGTTCGTTGCGCAATTTCTTTCGGCAATCGGATTTTCAATTATTTTCCCTTTTTTACCCCTCTACGTCGCCTATCTCGGTGTCGCTACGGTCGGTGATATTGCCTTGTGGTCTGGGTTAGTCTTCTCATTGCAAGCTCTCACCATGGCCATTGCTGCACCGATTTGGGGATCGTTGGCCGACCGGTTCGGCTACAAGTTGATGGTCGAACGGGCAATGTACGGTGGTGCGATAATTCTGTTGCTGATGGGATTTGCGCGGTCGGCTGAGGAGTTAACGCTCCTACGGGCAATTCAGGGAATGATTACCGGCACAATTTCGGCGGCGAATGCACTGGTCGCAACTGTTACCCCGCGCGAACGAATGGGGTTTGCAATGGGAACGTTGCAAATGGGACTATGGAGCGGCACAGCTACCGGGCCACTCATCGGCGGACTGATGGCCGAGACGCTGGGATTTCGGGCCACATTTATCACAACTGCGGCGCTCTTACTTGTATCAGGTATACTGGTAACGATAGGAGTGCGTGGTGGTCGGCCAGCACCGGTAAAGCCCAAACAACAACCAAGCGGAATGCTACGCGGTTGGTTGACGATTCTGCGCACTCCCGGCATCGGGCCGACTTACGGGATGCGCTTTCTGAGCAGCTTGGCGCAGACGATCTTGTTACCGTTTGCGCCACTCTTCATCGCCAGCCTGCTCAGTGCCGGCGATCCGGTCAACGCCTTCACCGGTCTCATCGTTGGCGTTTCGTCGGCAGCGGGCACGGCCACTGCTATCTGGCTTGGTCGCCTCGGTGACCGGATCGGACACCGGCAGGTGTTAATGGGGAGCGCACTCCTTGCCGGTCTGACCTTTGCACCACAGGGTTTGGCGAGCAATGTCTGGCAACTGCTCATCTTACAGGCGCTCAGCGGAGCAGCAATCGGCGGGATTACCCCTTCGTTAAGTGCATTGCTTGGCCGATACACGGCAACCGGCAATGAAGGAGCCGTGTATGGCCTTGACAGCTCGATTGTATCGGCAGCACGAGCAGTTGCACCGTTGTTCGGCGCGTTGGTGGTGGGACCGTTCGGCTACGGAGCAGCGTTTGCGGTGAGTAGTGTAGCATGTTTTGCTATCGGTATCGGCGCAGCACGGTTGCCTACCGAAGAACGGCAGATTGTATCAAAACCGACATAG
- a CDS encoding gamma-glutamylcyclotransferase family protein — translation MRPFFVYGTLKRGQSNYARLLAGQTVSEMRAWLPNTALYTAGPYPFLVEAVDLVPPGATVFGELMTVAVDQYQQTLALLDELEDFVPGRVGNLYERVIRMVQTAVGPCEAWVYIAGAVVEAAIRRGELWLIDSGEWS, via the coding sequence ATGCGTCCATTTTTTGTCTACGGAACGTTAAAGCGGGGACAATCGAATTATGCCCGCCTGTTGGCCGGGCAGACGGTGAGCGAGATGCGGGCATGGTTGCCCAACACTGCGCTCTATACCGCGGGTCCATATCCGTTTCTGGTCGAAGCGGTTGATCTGGTGCCACCCGGCGCGACTGTTTTCGGTGAACTCATGACAGTGGCGGTGGATCAGTATCAACAAACGTTGGCGCTGCTCGATGAGCTAGAGGATTTTGTCCCCGGTCGTGTCGGTAATCTCTACGAGCGGGTTATCAGAATGGTTCAGACGGCTGTCGGACCGTGTGAGGCATGGGTGTACATTGCCGGAGCTGTCGTAGAAGCAGCCATCCGGCGTGGTGAATTGTGGTTGATCGATAGCGGCGAATGGTCATGA
- a CDS encoding LLM class F420-dependent oxidoreductase, whose protein sequence is MPIEIALMIEGQNGLTWPRWQRLAQAAEDLGFVGLYRSDHFTNATPPEKESLELWVSLTWLASHTKRIEFGPLVSPVSFRHPALTARMAAAVDDLSGGRLQLGLGAGWQEREHTMFGFDLLPVQERFHRFAEGLEVVTRLLCSETPITWIGEYYQLRDAILLPRPRRLGGPPIVIGGNGEKRTLPLTARYADEWNAVFVPPDRFAQLNAKLDELLATAGRPRAAVRRSLMTGSVFGRDDAEVERVLAGRDRATLRARGVLVGTAGEVIEQIHAFAAVGVERLMVQWLDVDDLDRLEAFATQVLPHVG, encoded by the coding sequence ATGCCGATTGAAATCGCCCTCATGATCGAAGGTCAAAACGGGTTAACATGGCCGCGTTGGCAGCGTCTAGCTCAAGCGGCAGAAGATCTCGGCTTTGTCGGATTGTACCGGTCTGACCATTTCACCAATGCCACCCCCCCGGAAAAAGAATCGCTCGAGCTGTGGGTTTCACTGACGTGGCTGGCTTCGCACACCAAACGTATCGAATTCGGCCCACTCGTCTCACCGGTCTCGTTCCGCCATCCGGCACTCACGGCGCGGATGGCCGCTGCGGTTGATGATCTGTCTGGCGGCAGGCTCCAGCTCGGCTTGGGAGCGGGCTGGCAAGAGCGCGAACATACCATGTTTGGCTTTGATCTCCTTCCGGTTCAGGAGCGGTTTCACCGTTTTGCCGAGGGGCTTGAGGTCGTCACACGCCTATTGTGTAGCGAGACACCAATCACGTGGATCGGGGAATACTACCAATTACGCGACGCCATCTTGCTCCCGCGCCCACGACGTCTGGGCGGGCCACCGATTGTCATCGGTGGCAACGGCGAAAAGCGCACCCTTCCGCTCACTGCACGCTACGCCGATGAGTGGAATGCCGTGTTTGTGCCACCGGATCGCTTTGCCCAACTCAACGCTAAACTCGACGAGCTGTTGGCGACAGCCGGGCGTCCTCGTGCGGCTGTCCGACGGTCACTGATGACCGGTTCGGTCTTTGGGCGTGATGACGCTGAAGTCGAACGGGTGCTTGCCGGACGTGACCGGGCGACGCTGCGCGCACGCGGGGTGCTGGTAGGTACAGCCGGTGAAGTGATCGAACAGATTCATGCCTTCGCGGCGGTAGGTGTTGAGCGGCTGATGGTGCAGTGGCTCGATGTAGATGATCTCGACCGGTTAGAAGCATTTGCTACACAGGTGTTACCGCATGTCGGTTGA
- a CDS encoding carbon-nitrogen hydrolase codes for MSKRIVNVGLVQMRCTADPDTNLAQAEADIRTAAAQGAQIVCLPELFRSLYFCQSEDHANFALAEPVPGPSTERLSALAAELGVVIVASLFEKRAEGLYHNTAVVLDADGRYLGKYRKMHIPDDPLFYEKFYFTPGDLGFKVFKTRYARIGVLICWDQWYPEAARLTALRGADILCYPTAIGWHPSEKAEYGVAQHQSWEIIQRSHGIANGCYVVSVNRTGHEGDPDGGIEFWGQSFISDPAGMVIARAPVDEPAVLVAPVDLDKIDVQRTHWPFLRDRRIDAYGEITRRYIDEE; via the coding sequence ATGAGCAAACGTATCGTCAATGTTGGGTTAGTGCAGATGCGCTGTACTGCCGATCCAGATACTAATCTTGCGCAAGCGGAAGCCGATATTCGGACTGCTGCGGCTCAAGGGGCGCAGATCGTCTGCTTACCGGAACTGTTTCGTTCACTGTATTTTTGCCAGAGCGAGGATCACGCCAATTTCGCGCTGGCTGAGCCGGTTCCCGGCCCAAGTACCGAACGTCTTAGTGCGTTAGCGGCTGAGTTGGGTGTCGTGATCGTCGCGAGTCTGTTTGAGAAGCGGGCCGAAGGTCTCTACCACAACACGGCGGTGGTACTCGATGCCGATGGTCGTTATCTGGGCAAATATCGCAAGATGCACATACCCGACGACCCACTGTTTTACGAGAAGTTCTATTTTACGCCGGGTGATCTCGGTTTTAAAGTGTTCAAGACACGCTATGCTCGCATTGGTGTGCTCATCTGCTGGGATCAGTGGTATCCCGAAGCGGCGCGCCTGACGGCGTTGCGTGGGGCTGATATTCTCTGTTATCCCACTGCGATTGGCTGGCATCCCTCAGAAAAAGCCGAATACGGGGTTGCCCAGCATCAAAGTTGGGAGATCATTCAGCGTTCACACGGAATTGCTAACGGCTGCTATGTGGTGAGTGTCAACCGTACCGGGCACGAAGGCGATCCCGATGGCGGCATTGAGTTTTGGGGACAGAGTTTTATCTCCGACCCGGCGGGAATGGTGATTGCCCGTGCGCCGGTCGATGAACCGGCTGTGTTGGTTGCCCCGGTCGATCTAGACAAGATCGATGTGCAACGTACCCACTGGCCGTTCCTACGTGATCGCCGCATCGATGCATATGGCGAGATTACCCGTCGCTATATCGATGAGGAGTAA
- a CDS encoding CHAT domain-containing protein — protein MERNPADSLVAARNGLRLAFKAGRWEDVLRFWEAVQDAGQARLRAQFEREDKIATLGQTRGLSALAAWAAGQQGDLPRAVEILESGRAQLLREAQERQRRDLHALAGGEYDALYQAYRAAARQVDDLYALPYARRPADWGQQLAAAQGTLQQATDALRDQAPGFKYFLRPLPFEAIREQAADAPLVYLAATDRGGFALVVPPQTAEAWHIPLPQLTDKSLRERVQGPDDDPAWGGYLGAYLRWRNDPGDETARAAWFTAPEETLDWLGKAVMRPLVTALQEKGLPQGALVRLAPGGWLGLLPLHAGRWTMDGGRETVDGEAPSTVHGQPSTFALDHYTFTYAPSAQALYHTREDASRPADSLLAVRYPDPNFQLADQAVAAALDVFPPERTIPLLMEKATLGAVRQAFAQHAVLFFFTHGFADFNQPLNSGLLTADEQRFTLDEILSLRSQRARLAVLSACETGVPSDVRNVDEVVSLPSGMMQAGIPGVVGSLWSVAESSTAILMSIFFEEWRTHGLTPP, from the coding sequence GTGGAACGCAATCCGGCCGATAGTCTGGTGGCGGCACGCAACGGGCTGCGCCTCGCCTTCAAAGCCGGGCGCTGGGAGGATGTCCTGCGCTTCTGGGAAGCCGTCCAGGACGCCGGGCAGGCCCGCCTGCGCGCCCAGTTCGAGCGGGAGGACAAAATCGCCACCCTGGGCCAAACCCGCGGCCTGTCCGCCCTGGCGGCCTGGGCCGCCGGGCAGCAGGGTGACCTGCCCAGGGCAGTCGAAATCCTGGAATCCGGGCGCGCCCAACTGCTGCGCGAAGCCCAGGAACGCCAGCGCCGCGACCTGCACGCCCTGGCGGGCGGGGAATACGACGCCCTCTACCAGGCCTACCGCGCCGCCGCCCGTCAGGTGGATGACCTGTACGCCCTGCCCTACGCCCGGCGCCCGGCCGATTGGGGGCAACAACTGGCCGCTGCCCAAGGGACCCTGCAGCAGGCCACAGACGCCCTGCGCGACCAGGCGCCCGGCTTCAAGTACTTCCTGCGCCCGCTGCCCTTCGAGGCTATCCGAGAGCAGGCCGCCGACGCCCCGCTGGTCTATCTGGCTGCCACCGACCGCGGCGGATTTGCCCTGGTGGTGCCCCCGCAGACTGCCGAAGCCTGGCACATCCCCCTGCCGCAATTGACCGACAAATCCCTGCGTGAGCGCGTCCAAGGCCCCGATGATGATCCTGCATGGGGCGGCTACCTGGGCGCCTACCTGCGCTGGCGCAACGATCCAGGAGACGAAACCGCCCGCGCCGCTTGGTTCACCGCCCCGGAAGAGACCCTGGACTGGCTGGGCAAGGCCGTCATGCGTCCGTTGGTGACGGCCTTGCAGGAAAAGGGTCTGCCGCAAGGCGCGCTCGTCCGCCTGGCGCCGGGCGGCTGGCTGGGGCTGCTGCCGCTGCATGCCGGAAGATGGACCATGGACGGTGGACGGGAAACGGTAGATGGCGAAGCACCGTCCACGGTCCACGGTCAACCGTCTACCTTCGCCCTCGACCACTACACCTTCACCTACGCCCCCTCCGCGCAGGCGCTCTACCATACTCGCGAAGATGCCAGTCGCCCCGCCGATTCGCTGCTGGCCGTGCGCTACCCGGACCCGAACTTCCAATTGGCTGACCAGGCGGTCGCCGCCGCGCTGGATGTTTTCCCGCCGGAGCGCACCATCCCCCTTCTGATGGAAAAAGCCACCCTGGGCGCCGTGCGGCAGGCCTTCGCTCAACACGCTGTGCTGTTCTTCTTCACGCATGGCTTCGCCGATTTCAATCAGCCGCTCAACTCGGGCTTGCTGACCGCCGATGAGCAGCGCTTCACCCTGGACGAAATCCTCTCCCTGCGCAGCCAGCGCGCCCGCCTGGCGGTGCTTTCCGCCTGTGAGACCGGCGTGCCTTCCGATGTCCGCAACGTGGACGAAGTGGTCTCCCTGCCTTCGGGGATGATGCAGGCCGGAATCCCGGGCGTGGTCGGCTCGCTGTGGAGCGTGGCCGAATCGAGCACTGCCATCCTGATGAGCATCTTCTTCGAAGAATGGCGCACCCACGGCCTGACCCCGCCCTAG
- a CDS encoding CpXC domain-containing protein yields the protein MPHSYAHTQSLTCPRCGRTFEAEIWLIIDAAERPDLLEKAKDGTIHQIVCPACGPVVQADAPLLLYRPGKEPPILFSPAQQTSNEQDRQQAQELLAQLRQRLGDSWQ from the coding sequence ATGCCTCACTCCTACGCCCACACCCAATCCCTGACCTGCCCGCGCTGCGGCCGGACCTTCGAGGCCGAAATCTGGCTGATTATAGACGCCGCCGAGCGCCCTGACTTGCTGGAAAAGGCCAAAGACGGCACAATCCACCAGATTGTCTGCCCCGCTTGTGGCCCGGTCGTTCAGGCTGACGCCCCCCTCCTACTTTACCGCCCCGGCAAAGAACCACCCATCCTCTTCTCCCCCGCACAGCAGACCTCGAATGAACAAGACCGGCAACAGGCCCAGGAACTGCTTGCCCAACTGCGCCAGCGCCTGGGAGATTCCTGGCAGTAG
- a CDS encoding DUF1501 domain-containing protein, translating into MLRERHRWIKSNLRGGCDGLSLLSPYDDTYYRSARGTLALPLSGPNAPLRIDTNNPSYNTNSFGFNSKMPHLRDLYNSGHLALIHACGLDDDTRSHFDAMDYIERGTPGNKTTNSGWLTRHLQSQGGTSSLLPAVAANTAVPASLLNHPPAIALSSPSSFTVSTHWRYNREQDNFPFLTTLREMYNRSTIYPLASAGRRVTQVLDLMRTMGSYTPASSIAYPSGTFGDALKTVAQLIKAEIGLQIATIDFGGWDTHEAQANSDGGGYLPDRLGVLSQGLGAFYNDLAAYHNRLTIVVLSEFGRRLGRNRSNGTDHGHGNMMMVLGGNVNGRKVYGTWPGLHPDQLDKRQDLQITTDFRQVLSEILIRRLGNPLLGVIFPGLTSYTPLGIVRGTDLPPVLSADTVAPANTEHRIFVPVIQQCR; encoded by the coding sequence ATGCTGCGTGAGCGGCACAGATGGATAAAGTCGAACTTACGTGGTGGTTGCGATGGACTTAGCCTGCTTAGCCCCTACGATGATACCTACTACCGTTCGGCAAGGGGAACGTTGGCCTTGCCATTAAGCGGCCCCAATGCACCGTTGCGGATCGATACTAACAATCCCTCATACAACACGAACAGCTTCGGCTTCAATAGCAAGATGCCGCATCTGCGCGATCTTTACAACAGCGGCCATCTGGCTCTCATCCATGCCTGCGGGTTAGATGACGACACCCGCAGCCATTTTGATGCGATGGACTACATCGAGCGCGGGACACCGGGCAATAAAACCACAAACAGCGGATGGCTCACCCGTCACTTGCAGTCGCAGGGAGGAACCAGCAGTTTACTACCGGCAGTCGCAGCAAATACCGCCGTGCCAGCCTCGCTGCTCAATCACCCGCCGGCAATTGCACTGTCGTCGCCGAGCAGTTTCACGGTGAGCACGCATTGGCGCTACAATCGCGAACAAGATAATTTTCCGTTCCTGACTACGCTGCGCGAAATGTACAACCGCAGTACGATCTATCCATTGGCGTCGGCCGGTCGGCGAGTGACGCAGGTGCTTGATCTGATGCGTACTATGGGGAGCTATACCCCAGCTTCGAGTATCGCTTATCCTTCTGGTACATTTGGCGATGCGTTGAAGACGGTGGCTCAGTTGATCAAAGCTGAGATTGGCCTGCAAATAGCGACGATTGATTTCGGTGGCTGGGATACCCACGAAGCACAGGCAAACAGCGATGGTGGTGGCTACTTACCCGATCGACTCGGTGTGCTTTCGCAGGGATTGGGCGCGTTTTACAATGACCTCGCAGCATATCACAACCGCTTGACCATCGTTGTTCTGAGCGAATTTGGTCGTCGGTTGGGACGTAACCGGTCGAACGGTACCGATCACGGCCATGGTAATATGATGATGGTACTGGGCGGCAATGTGAACGGACGCAAAGTGTATGGTACGTGGCCGGGGTTACATCCCGATCAGCTTGATAAACGGCAAGATTTGCAGATTACAACTGACTTCCGACAGGTGCTGAGTGAGATTTTGATTCGCCGATTGGGTAACCCGCTGCTTGGAGTGATCTTCCCGGGCTTGACATCGTACACACCGCTAGGAATTGTGCGCGGGACCGATTTACCACCGGTACTCTCTGCTGACACGGTAGCACCTGCCAATACGGAGCATCGTATTTTCGTACCGGTGATTCAGCAATGTCGGTAG
- a CDS encoding agmatine deiminase family protein yields MPTPAESGYFMPAEWAPHQATWLSWPHKEASWPGLIERIWPIYARFVAELARGETVHINVNDAAMAAQARAFLAEAGATGDIRLHEFPTNDAWCRDHGAIFIVRDGPHGRELAATDWEFNAWGNKYPPYDLDNQIPARMAEYLGVPRFCGGMVLEGGSIEVDGNGLLLTSEQCLLNPNRNPHMTRTEIEQRLRDMLGVHTILWLGEGIVGDDTDGHIDDLARFVAPSTVVTVVEEDPTDENYHVLQDNLRRLQRMRDAAGKPLTILTIPMPPPVYHQGQRLPASYANFYIANHAVIVPVFNHPNDQRACEVLQRCFPDRRIVGIDATDVVWGLGAWHCLSQQVPAVR; encoded by the coding sequence ATGCCGACACCTGCTGAATCAGGTTACTTCATGCCCGCCGAATGGGCGCCGCATCAAGCGACGTGGCTATCGTGGCCGCATAAAGAGGCGAGCTGGCCGGGGCTGATCGAACGGATTTGGCCGATTTATGCGCGTTTTGTCGCCGAACTGGCCCGCGGCGAGACCGTACACATCAACGTGAACGATGCGGCGATGGCTGCGCAAGCCCGTGCATTTTTGGCCGAGGCCGGTGCTACCGGCGATATTCGCTTGCACGAGTTCCCGACCAATGACGCCTGGTGCCGCGACCACGGGGCTATTTTTATTGTGCGTGATGGCCCGCATGGGCGAGAACTGGCGGCGACTGATTGGGAGTTCAATGCGTGGGGGAATAAGTATCCACCCTACGATCTTGATAACCAGATACCGGCTCGTATGGCCGAGTATCTTGGGGTACCTCGCTTCTGCGGTGGTATGGTGCTCGAAGGTGGCTCGATTGAGGTTGACGGTAATGGGTTGTTGCTCACATCCGAACAATGTTTACTCAACCCTAACCGCAACCCACACATGACCCGAACAGAGATTGAACAACGTCTCCGCGATATGCTTGGTGTCCATACCATTCTCTGGCTCGGTGAGGGTATTGTCGGTGATGATACCGATGGTCATATCGATGATCTGGCCCGCTTTGTTGCTCCGAGTACAGTAGTTACTGTCGTCGAAGAAGATCCTACCGACGAGAATTATCACGTGCTCCAAGACAATTTGCGGCGTCTTCAACGTATGCGCGATGCTGCCGGTAAACCGCTGACGATTCTTACCATTCCGATGCCACCACCGGTGTATCATCAGGGGCAGCGGCTACCCGCCTCGTATGCCAATTTCTACATCGCGAATCATGCGGTGATCGTGCCGGTATTCAATCATCCCAACGATCAACGGGCATGTGAGGTCTTGCAGCGCTGTTTTCCCGACCGACGTATCGTTGGGATTGATGCCACCGATGTGGTGTGGGGATTAGGTGCGTGGCATTGTCTTAGCCAACAAGTGCCCGCCGTGAGGTAG
- a CDS encoding CHAT domain-containing protein: MLSACETAVPPKLESPDAIIALPTSLMVAGIPAVGSLWSVSGVSPAILMARFYEGWRGAVMDAVGALHEAQRWLRISTTRQLKEYFKKDLPQFAGEHLPQSSVAAFFKEVGLRAGLDERPFEHPYYWAGFIYICRVADRGARRVNITQSKRH; this comes from the coding sequence GTGCTATCGGCCTGCGAGACCGCCGTCCCGCCGAAACTGGAATCACCAGATGCAATCATCGCCTTGCCCACCAGTCTGATGGTGGCGGGCATCCCGGCGGTCGGTTCGCTGTGGTCGGTGTCTGGCGTCAGCCCCGCCATTCTGATGGCGCGCTTCTATGAAGGATGGCGCGGCGCGGTCATGGATGCGGTCGGCGCGCTGCACGAAGCGCAACGCTGGCTGCGTATCTCTACCACGCGGCAGCTCAAAGAATACTTCAAGAAAGACCTGCCCCAATTTGCCGGAGAGCACCTGCCGCAAAGCAGCGTTGCAGCCTTTTTCAAGGAGGTCGGCCTACGGGCTGGCCTAGACGAACGTCCCTTCGAACATCCCTACTATTGGGCTGGGTTCATCTATATATGTCGGGTTGCCGATCGCGGCGCACGGAGGGTGAACATCACGCAATCCAAAAGGCATTGA